The Acidobacteriota bacterium DNA segment CTGCATCCGGCACGGCCTGAAGCGGCTCAACGGCCGTGCGATCGGGGGGAACGTCTACTTCCACCCCAGGGAGATCGACCCCACATTGCCGCGCCTCAGCACCGGGTGGAAGCTGAAGCTGATCATGTACGCCGGCACGCGGTCGTTCGAGACCAAGCTGGAGCACCTGCTCGACGACTTTGCGTTCGGACCGATCCGGGAATGGCTTTGAGCATGGACGACTCGCAGACGAAGCAGCAGGCGTACTTCGATCGGATCGCCGCCGAGTTCGACGCGCACTACGCGCAGCACAAGGGCCTCGTCGAGCGTCTCGTCGACCGCGTGTTCAGGCAGGGCATGGCGCAGCGCTGGGCGTTGGTCACCGAGCGGATGGACTGGACCGGTCAGGCGGTGCTCGACGTCGGGTGCGGTCCCGGTCGCTACATGGCGGCGCTCGTCGGGCGGGGGGCGTCGCACGTGACCGGCATCGACTTCGCCGCGTCGATGATCGAGGTCGCGAGGGCGAACCTGGAAGCGGTCGGCGTCGCCTCGCGGTGCGATCTCGTCACGGGCGACTTCCTCGCGACGGACTTCCCACGT contains these protein-coding regions:
- a CDS encoding methyltransferase domain-containing protein: MALSMDDSQTKQQAYFDRIAAEFDAHYAQHKGLVERLVDRVFRQGMAQRWALVTERMDWTGQAVLDVGCGPGRYMAALVGRGASHVTGIDFAASMIEVARANLEAVGVASRCDLVTGDFLATDFPRPFDTVLAMGYFDYVLGGAALEAHFGRMWQLAGRRVVASFPYRWSFKTFPRWVWLSLRRCPVRFYSVGEVDALMGRLGIRRYERHRMSGTILVVAEKG